A single genomic interval of Zingiber officinale cultivar Zhangliang chromosome 4A, Zo_v1.1, whole genome shotgun sequence harbors:
- the LOC121970516 gene encoding UDP-arabinopyranose mutase 1-like, with the protein MASKGSSSSSIPITPLLKDELDIVIPTIRNLEFLEMWRPFFQPYHLIIVQDGDPSKTIKVPEGFDYELYNRNDINRILGPKASCISFKDSACRCFGYMVSKKKYIYTIDDDCFVAKDPSGKAINALEQHVKNLLSPSTPFFFNTLYDPYREGADFVRGYPFSLREGVKTAVSHGLWLNIPDYDAPTQLVKPRERNQRYVDAVLTIPKGTLFPMCGMNLAFDRELIGPAMYFGLMGDGQPIGRYDDMWAGWCVKVICDHLALGVKTGLPYIWHSKASNPFVNLKKEYNGIFWQEEIIPFFQTAVLTKECSTVQKCYIELSKQVREKLGKIDPYFSKLADAMVTWIEAWDELNPSGDIAEAANAPAKGKK; encoded by the exons ATGGCGAGCAAGGGATCATCGTCTTCTTCGATCCCGATCACGCCGCTGCTGAAGGACGAGCTCGACATCGTGATCCCCACGATCCGGAACCTGGAATTCCTGGAGATGTGGCGGCCCTTCTTCCAGCCCTACCATCTGATCATCGTGCAGGACGGAGATCCGAGCAAGACGATCAAGGTGCCCGAAGGGTTCGACTACGAACTCTACAACCGCAACGACATCAACCGCATCCTCGGCCCCAAGGCCTCCTGCATCTCTTTCAAGGACTCCGCCTGCCGATGCTTCGGCTACATGGTCTCCAAGAAGAAGTACATCTACACCATTGACGACGACTGCTTC GTTGCTAAAGATCCTTCTGGCAAGGCGATCAATGCACTGGAACAGCATGTTAAGAATCTTCTTTCCCCATCTACTCCCTTCTTCTTCAACACCTTGTATGATCCATACCGTGAAGGTGCAGACTTCGTTCGTGGATATCCCTTCAGCCTCAGAGAAGGTGTTAAAACGGCAGTTTCTCATGGCCTTTGGCTTAACATTCCTGATTATGATGCTCCCACACAGCTTGTAAAGCCTCGTGAGAGGAACCAAAG GTATGTTGATGCAGTTCTTACGATACCCAAGGGAACATTGTTTCCCATGTGTGGAATGAACTTGGCATTTGACCGTGAGCTCATTGGCCCTGCTATGTACTTTGGACTCATGGGTGATGGCCAACCTATTGGGCGTTACGATGATATGTGGGCCGGTTGGTGTGTCAAG GTAATCTGTGATCACTTGGCACTTGGAGTGAAGACTGGGTTACCCTACATCTGGCACAGCAAAGCAAGCAACCCGTTCGTGAACTTGAAAAAGGAATACAATGGCATCTTCTGGCAAGAAGAGATCATCCCCTTCTTCCAAACTGCTGTTCTTACAAAGGAATGCAGCACTGTGCAAAAATGCTACATTGAATTGTCTAAGCAAGTGAGGGAAAAGCTTGGGAAGATCGACCCCTACTTCAGCAAGCTTGCAGATGCCATGGTGACATGGATTGAGGCTTGGGATGAGCTCAACCCATCTGGAGATATTGCTGAAGCAGCCAATGCCCCGGCCAAGGGGAAAAAATAG
- the LOC121972603 gene encoding G-type lectin S-receptor-like serine/threonine-protein kinase RKS1 translates to MSSTSSTTTDRSSSLLSSSSISSARCLTPTSLLIPISTRSASAPSTRRSTSCSIAPIKWKVLAITIPLLLGFFLLCCVIVVVRMKRNRAAKSIMNDSEDSLLHNTGVALINIGILPSYDLSTIKAAANDFSDENKLGEGGFGVVYKGQLQDGQKIAVKKLSRYSSQGPNEFQNELSLIAKLQHRNLVRLLGSCIEGDERLIILEYMENKSLDAFIYDQDSLLRVIHRDLKPSNILLDKDMIPKISDFGISRIFEGDGAPENATTRPIGTM, encoded by the exons ATGTCATCGACATCTTCTACGACAACCGATCGCTCATCCTCACTTCTATCGAGTTCCTCGATCAGCAGTGCCCGTTGCCTTACACCAACGTCACTACTAATACCAATTTCTACCCGCTCAGCGTCAGCCCCCTCAACACGGAGGTCTACTTCCTGCTCAATTGCTCCGATAAAGTGGAAGGTGTTGGCGATAACCATTCCGTTGTTGCTGGGATTTTTCCTGCTATGCTGTGTAATCGTAGTCGTGCGGATGAAGAGAAACAGAGCAGCAAAGTCGATCATGAACGACTCTGAGGATTCACTTCTGCATAATACTGGAGTAG CTCTAATCAACATAGGGATTCTACCTTCCTACGACTTATCTACAATAAAAGCTGCAGCAAATGATTTCTCTGATGAAAATAAACTCGGTGAAGGAGGATTTGGTGTTGTTTACAAG GGTCAGTTGCAAGATGGACAAAAGATTGCAGTCAAAAAATTGTCAAGATACTCTTCGCAAGGTCCAAATGAGTTCCAAAATGAACTTTCACTGATAGCCAAGTTACAACACAGAAATCTTGTTCGACTTTTGGGATCGTGTATTGAAGGAGATGAGAGACTCATCATCCTTGAATACATGGAAAATAAAAGCTTAGACGCCTTCATTTATG ATCAAGACTCTCTCTTGAGGGTCATCCATCGTGATCTTAAGCCGAGTAATATCCTCCTTGACAAGGATATGATTCCAAAAATTTCAGATTTTGGCATTTCAAGGATATTTGAAGGAGATGGAGCTCCGGAGAATGCAACTACTAGGCCAATTGGAACAATGTAA
- the LOC121970510 gene encoding transcription initiation factor TFIID subunit 8-like, with translation MSDGGRESERDREIRSKKDQPSAGDEFGRAVAKVAVAQICESTGFHGCNLSSVDAFSEVVVRYIYDLGESARFYANLAGRTDCNVSDIIQSLEDLSAPLGFPGASDIHRCFVGSGVTREITQYVNSVDEVPFAKPIPKFPISRLPKSSPSFTHVGLEPAGKHIPDWLPRLPEPHTYVHTPVWNKRASDNKVEKIEQENQRRKTEMSLLGLQQRLASNAAAGFQPINGDDARKDKQVVASTSNPFLAPPLTYTEKEVSEVAIPREMDEGKKLSAVETLPPIAEAVKSDSLDLDSSEKKLLLTSRPTVHFKIGAEKKSIASSLSAMTTRKDTLPFRDEEKDDKKKRAEMILREAMEKPHDLAQL, from the coding sequence ATGAGCGATGGTGGCAGGGAGAGTGAAAGGGATCGTGAGATCAGGTCGAAGAAGGATCAGCCATCTGCGGGTGACGAGTTTGGTCGTGCTGTGGCCAAGGTTGCCGTAGCTCAGATTTGTGAGTCGACTGGTTTCCACGGATGCAATCTCTCTTCTGTTGATGCTTTCTCCGAGGTAGTGGTCCGATACATCTATGATTTAGGCGAAAGTGCGAGGTTTTATGCTAATTTAGCTGGGAGGACAGACTGCAATGTGTCCGACATCATCCAGAGCTTAGAGGATTTGAGTGCGCCGTTGGGTTTTCCTGGCGCATCCGATATACATCGTTGCTTTGTTGGTTCGGGTGTCACTCGAGAGATTACCCAGTACGTCAATTCAGTTGATGAGGTTCCATTTGCTAAGCCCATTCCCAAATTTCCTATTTCTCGGTTGCCCAAGTCTTCACCGAGCTTCACTCATGTTGGTTTGGAGCCAGCGGGAAAACACATTCCAGATTGGCTTCCGAGGCTTCCAGAGCCTCATACCTATGTTCACACGCCAGTTTGGAACAAAAGGGCCAGTGATAACAAAGTAGAAAAAATCGAACAGGAAAATCAGCGGAGGAAGACCGAGATGTCATTGTTAGGGTTACAGCAACGACTTGCTTCCAATGCTGCAGCTGGGTTTCAACCTATCAATGGCGATGATGCCAGGAAGGATAAACAAGTGGTTGCTAGTACTAGCAACCCTTTTCTAGCCCCACCTTTAACATACACTGAGAAGGAAGTATCTGAAGTTGCTATTCCACGTGAAATGGATGAAGGCAAGAAATTGTCAGCAGTCGAAACTTTGCCTCCAATCGCTGAGGCAGTGAAGTCTGACTCTCTTGACTTGGATTCATCCGAGAAAAAATTACTCCTTACAAGCAGGCCTACTGTGCATTTCAAGATTGGCGCTGAAAAGAAGTCTATAGCATCTTCATTATCTGCTATGACTACTAGAAAGGATACATTGCCTTTCAGGGATGAAGAAAAGGATGACAAGAAGAAGAGAGCAGAAATGATACTAAGAGAAGCTATGGAGAAACCACATGATCTTGCTCAGCTTTAA
- the LOC121970513 gene encoding uncharacterized protein LOC121970513 isoform X1 gives MCYLTIDECSCLPLGRRRKRKETMKQERGAHSWTQATCAIIGSLSSASLPSAFLLVTCSLARSLELQQFTGAGIGTRPKTKEAPIDGTLRCWIRCIFPMEGNHI, from the exons ATGTGTTACCTTACTATTGATGAGTGCAGCTGTTTACCCTTAGGAAGAAGACGGAAGCGAAAAGAGACAATGAAACAGGAGCGAGGAG CTCACAGTTGGACGCAGGCCACCTGTGCCATTATTGGCAGTCTGTCATCGGCATCATTGCCGTCGGCGTTTCTTCTCGTCACCTGCTCGCTCGCTCGCTCGCTCGAATTGCAGCAGTTCACAG GTGCAGGCATTGGGACCCGGCCAAAGACTAAAGAGGCTCCCATAGATGGGACGCTAAGATGTTGGATCAGGTGTATCTTTCCCATGGAAGGTaatcatatataa
- the LOC121970513 gene encoding uncharacterized protein LOC121970513 isoform X2 produces the protein MCYLTIDECSCLPLGRRRKRKETMKQERGGHLCHYWQSVIGIIAVGVSSRHLLARSLARIAAVHRCRHWDPAKD, from the exons ATGTGTTACCTTACTATTGATGAGTGCAGCTGTTTACCCTTAGGAAGAAGACGGAAGCGAAAAGAGACAATGAAACAGGAGCGAGGAG GCCACCTGTGCCATTATTGGCAGTCTGTCATCGGCATCATTGCCGTCGGCGTTTCTTCTCGTCACCTGCTCGCTCGCTCGCTCGCTCGAATTGCAGCAGTTCACAG GTGCAGGCATTGGGACCCGGCCAAAGACTAA
- the LOC121970512 gene encoding uncharacterized protein LOC121970512 isoform X2: MEAQRRLQDQRIGGKLRPFSSISGVCPRCKEQIDWKRRYGKYKPILEPAKCQKCGKRSVRQAYHNICSSCSKDHGICAKCCCRTDDIVGRDVSELESERKALEEAIQNARERDRRTLLRAMDKKRPGTSPAVPKIGDRSREGDLFPAKTLDEYAASAGLRDNDKHDEDHTDEEEEEEEEGNEEDLDKEDKVVKV; the protein is encoded by the exons ATGGAAGCCCAACGCCGGCTGCAAGATCAACGAATCG GGGGAAAGCTCCGACCTTTCTCTTCCATAAGCGGAGTTTGCCCACGGTGCAAAGAGCAAATCGATTGGAAACGAAG ATACGGAAAGTATAAACCTATATTGGAGCCTGCCAAATG CCAGAAGTGTGGGAAACGATCAGTTCGGCAGGCTTACCATAATATTTGCTCCT CATGCTCAAAGGATCATGGTATATGCGCAAAGTGTTGCTGTCGCACTGATGATATTGTTGGAAG GGACGTTTCTGAGTTGGAGTCTGAGCGCAAGGCACTTGAGGAG GCCATTCAAAATGCCCGGGAAAGAGATAGAAGGACACTTCTTCGTGCT ATGGACAAAAAGAGGCCCGGAACAAGTCCAGCGGTTCCTAAAATTGGAGATAGAAGCAGAGAGGGAGATCTATTTCCGGCTAAAACTCTAGATGAATATGCTGCGAGTGCAGGACTCCGTGacaatgataagcatgatgaagACCACACtgatgaggaagaggaggaggaggaggaaggcaaTGAGGAAGATCTTGACAAAGAAGATAAGGTTGTCAAAGTTTAA
- the LOC121973540 gene encoding metal transporter Nramp6-like: MTHIDPPFVGDGSTAEEEVVESLLPRRSAAVDPEDDETSERAYEYDEKVVVVGVSDVGGVAFDGPPPPFSWRKLWLFTGPGFLMSIAFLDPGNLEGDLQAGAVAGFSLLWLLLSATAMGLMIQMLSARLGVATGRHLAELCREEYPKWAMLALWLMAEVALIGADIQEVIGSAIAIKILSGGVFPLWTGVIVTAFDCFIFLFLENYGVRKLEAFFAFLIATMAISFTWMFAEAKPSGKELLIGLLVPKLSSKTINQAVGIVGCVIMPHNVFLHSALVQSRAIDPNKKSHVQEALRYYTIESTAALIISFLINLFVTTVFAKGFYGTEEADLIGLENAGNYLQVKYGGGLFPILYIWGIGLLAAGQSSTITGTYAGQFIMGGFLNLRLKKWIRSIITRSFAIIPTIFVALFFDTSDSALDILNQWLNVLQSVQIPFALIPLLTMVSKEHIMGAFKIGPIYQALTWVIAALLITINGYLLIDFLLFGIQGMLLGSIICAIIAMYMAFIIYLILHGTQYNSR, encoded by the exons ATGACGCACATCGACCCTCCATTTGTCGGCGACGGATCGAcagcggaggaggaggtggtggagtCCCTCCTCCCACGCCGATCCGCCGCCGTCGACCCCGAGGATGACGAGACCTCTGAGCGCGCTTACGAGTACGATGAGAAGGTCGTCGTCGTCGGCGTCTCCGACGTGGGAGGCGTCGCCTTTGATGGACCTCCACCCCCCTTCTCATGGAGGAAGCTGTGGCTCTTTACTGGCCCGGGGTTCCTGATGAGCATCGCATTCCTGGATCCGGGGAACCTGGAGGGGGACCTCCAAGCCGGGGCGGTAGCCGGATTTTCGCTGCTGTGGCTGCTGCTCTCGGCCACGGCGATGGGGCTCATGATCCAGATGCTCTCGGCGCGGCTAGGCGTTGCCACGGGTCGGCACCTGGCGGAGCTATGCCGCGAGGAGTATCCGAAATGGGCGATGCTGGCGCTGTGGTTGATGGCGGAGGTTGCGCTGATCGGCGCGGATATACAGGAGGTAATTGGGAGTGCCATTGCGATTAAGATCCTAAGCGGTGGGGTTTTTCCACTCTGGACTGGAGTCATCGTCACTGCTTTTGATTG CTTCATCTTTCTATTCCTCGAGAACTATGGTGTTAGGAAGTTGGAAGCATTTTTTGCTTTTCTTATTGCAACAATGGCAATCTCATTTACATGGATGTTTGCTGAGGCCAAGCCTAGTGGAAAGGAGCTTCTGATTG GTCTTCTGGTCCCAAAACTCAGTTCCAAAACAATAAACCAGGCTGTTGGGATTGTTGGATGTGTGATCATGCCACACAATGTATTTTTACATTCTGCTCTTGTACAGTCAAGAGCCATAGACCCTAACAAGAAAAGCCACGTTCAAGAAGCATTGAGATATTACACCATAGAGTCTACAGCTGCCTTAATTATTTCCTTCCTCATAAATCTATTTGTTACAACAGTTTTCGCAAAGGGATTTTATGGTACAGAGGAAGCTGATCTTATTGGTCTTGAGAATGCTGGCAATTATCTACAAGTGAAGTATGGAGGAGGGCTGTTCCCTATTCTTTACATTTGGGGAATTGGTTTACTAGCAGCTGGGCAAAGTAGCACAATCACTGGGACTTATGCTGGACAGTTTATAATGGGTGGATTTCTGAACCTCCGTCTGAAGAAATGGATCAGATCAATAATCACTAGAAGCTTTGCAATCATCCCAACAATATTTGTTGCTTTGTTCTTTGATACTTCTGATTCTGCACTAGATATTCTGAATCAGTGGCTTAATGTGCTTCAATCAGTTCAAATCCCATTTGCTCTGATTCCACTTCTCACCATGGTGTCAAAAGAACACATTATGGGAGCTTTCAAGATCGGTCCCATTTATCAG GCATTGACTTGGGTTATTGCAGCACTTCTTATCACAATCAACGGTTATCTCCTAATCGATTTTTTGTTATTCGGGATACAAGGCATGCTTCTCGGTTCAATCATATGTGCCATCATAGCGATGTATATGGCATTCATAATCTACCTCATTTTGCATGGTACACAGTATAACAGTCGATAA
- the LOC121970512 gene encoding uncharacterized protein LOC121970512 isoform X1: MSSSKRQGPPKHQNKYAWKPNAGCKINESELGGKLRPFSSISGVCPRCKEQIDWKRRYGKYKPILEPAKCQKCGKRSVRQAYHNICSSCSKDHGICAKCCCRTDDIVGRDVSELESERKALEEAIQNARERDRRTLLRAMDKKRPGTSPAVPKIGDRSREGDLFPAKTLDEYAASAGLRDNDKHDEDHTDEEEEEEEEGNEEDLDKEDKVVKV, from the exons ATGTCGTCGTCCAAGCGTCAGGGGCCTCCCAAGCACCAGAACAAATACGCATGGAAGCCCAACGCCGGCTGCAAGATCAACGAATCG GAACTAGGGGGAAAGCTCCGACCTTTCTCTTCCATAAGCGGAGTTTGCCCACGGTGCAAAGAGCAAATCGATTGGAAACGAAG ATACGGAAAGTATAAACCTATATTGGAGCCTGCCAAATG CCAGAAGTGTGGGAAACGATCAGTTCGGCAGGCTTACCATAATATTTGCTCCT CATGCTCAAAGGATCATGGTATATGCGCAAAGTGTTGCTGTCGCACTGATGATATTGTTGGAAG GGACGTTTCTGAGTTGGAGTCTGAGCGCAAGGCACTTGAGGAG GCCATTCAAAATGCCCGGGAAAGAGATAGAAGGACACTTCTTCGTGCT ATGGACAAAAAGAGGCCCGGAACAAGTCCAGCGGTTCCTAAAATTGGAGATAGAAGCAGAGAGGGAGATCTATTTCCGGCTAAAACTCTAGATGAATATGCTGCGAGTGCAGGACTCCGTGacaatgataagcatgatgaagACCACACtgatgaggaagaggaggaggaggaggaaggcaaTGAGGAAGATCTTGACAAAGAAGATAAGGTTGTCAAAGTTTAA